In a genomic window of Clavelina lepadiformis chromosome 7, kaClaLepa1.1, whole genome shotgun sequence:
- the LOC143464500 gene encoding unconventional myosin-VI-like isoform X1 → MDNGKIVWGPHSEHGFVLGTITDIGHDTITVQPKASGVKPITASYSHVFPAENDVNKESDDNCALMFLNEATLLHNLRLRYKKDKIYTYVANILIAVNPYRDIPSLYNAQQIKRYQGQSLGVLPPHCYAIADKAYRDMKVNKLSQSIIVSGESGAGKTENTKFVLRYLADTYGSGDALDKRIVQANPLLEAFGNAKTMRNNNSSRFGKFVEIHFLKGKVVGGFVSHYLLEKSRIVTQSPMERNYHIFYRLCCGAPDDVQAMLHLKSPDNFRYLKNGCTQYFLSNHAKVKADRLSAEHKKKGALTDMLLNDQKDYSNIANAMQLMGISKEDMMDIFHVVAGVLHLGNITFEDAGGSSGGCMVSESSKQSVQITSKLLGLQPSALTEALTTRSMQSAGEKNTIKVPLKKAQSCNAREALAKTIYSRLFDHVVSRINECFPFQSSENFIGILDIAGFEYFEENSFEQFCINYCNEKLQQFFNGRVLREEQELYSKEGLGVHEVAYTDNQDCIDLIESPKHGILDILDEENKLPQQSDNHFTTAVHNQHKGHFRISIPRKSQLAKHRNIRDDEGFLIRHFAGAVCYQTVQFVEKNNDALHNSLEQLVCSSSHNLVRQIFEHNAAKANKGKLAFISVGNKFKMNATSSQARVSSLNFVSVGSTFRTQLGQLLEKLTETGSSFIRCIKPNLSMQDKLFEGGQILSQLQCSGMVSVLDLMQGGFPSRAQFSDVYSMYKALMPERLKRLDPRLFCKALFKALGLDEMDFKFGLTKIFFRPGKFAEFDQLMRSDPENLKVMIKKVEKWLLRARWRKVQWCGLTVIKLKNKILWRRAHYICLQKHWRGYLCRKKHRPLIRAFSKVAPLLRQLPRMRELVSVLKDKKEMAVKVEKHEKELKEHLKKIKTLKFDLVLMEKSYQHLHKQEEAIIRDLQTKKLAEEEAERARKIREAMERERKQREEEERKRKQEEEERERRRKKEEEERKIKAEMEAKRKREDEQQRKREAKEREIQARLEAELVEKRAEEEKKKTIEEQERRDRDLAMRVAQDNQAQLVDEIPTSIAVLQQQQRALTSASTNKKADLSKWRYADLRDAINTSTDIQHIEDCREEFHRRLKVYHMWKSKNKARNQMQETRAPKAVVDHAAAHRATPQPPVPSRRTLPNNEQRYFRIPFFRQNDQSVDPQNRKKGWWYAHFDGQFVVRQMELHPDKTPLLVVAGKDDMQICELALDDTGLTRKKGAEITPREFEQVWETNGGREYLMAAINAKQARPTYATSMLQTR, encoded by the exons ATGGACAATGGAAAAATAGTTTGGGGTCCACACTCTGAACATGGTTTTGTATTGGGTACAATTACTGATATTGGACATGATACAATTACTGTGCAACCAAAAGCATCAGGAGTAAAA CCAATTACTGCTTCCTATAGTCATGTGTTTCCAGCGGAAAACGACGTTAATAAAGAAAGTGATGATAACTGTGCTCTTATGTTCTTGAATGAAGCAACTCTTCTGCACAACTTAAGGCTTAGATATAAAAAGGACAAAATCTAT aCATATGTTGCAAATATCTTGATTGCGGTAAATCCATATCGAGACATCCCGAGTCTTTACAATGCACAACAAATTAAAAGATACCAAGGACAGTCTCTTGGAGTTTTACCCCCTCATTGTTATGCAATAG CTGACAAAGCTTACCGTGATATGAAGGTGAACAAGTTGTCCCAGTCTATAATTGTGTCTGGTGAAAGTGGAGCTGGCAAAAcggaaaatacaaaatttgttCTCCGCTATTTGGCAGATACATATGGTTCTGGAGATGCACTTGACAAAAGAATTGTACAAG CTAATCCGCTATTGGAAGCTTTTGGAAATGCAAAAACGATGCGAAATAATAACAGCAGCCGGTTTGGAAAGTTCGTTGAAATACACTTTTTGAAG GGCAAAGTAGTCGGGGGCTTTGTCTCTCATTACCTGCTTGAAAAATCAAGAATTGTAACACAAAGTCCAATGGAGAGAAATTATCATATCTTCTATCGACTTTGCTGTGGGGCACCAGATGATGTACAAGCCATGCTACACTTGAAATCACCAGACAATTTTCGG TATTTGAAAAATGGATGTACGCAGTATTTTTTATCTAACCATGCGAAAGTGAAAGCAGATCGCTTGTCAGCAGAG CACAAAAAGAAAGGGGCATTGACCGACATGCTCTTGAATGACCAGAAAGATTACAGCAACATTGCAAATGCTATGCAATTGATGGGGATCTCCAAGGAAGATATGATGGATATATTCCATGTTGTCGCTGGTGTTCTTCACCTTGGCAATATCACATTTGAAGATGCTGGTGGCTCATCAG GTGGTTGCATGGTGAGTGAATCGAGCAAACAATCTGTTCAGATCACTTCCAAATTGCTTGGTTTGCAGCCTAGTGCACTTACTGAAGCATTGACTACTCGATCAATGCAATCTGCTGGAGAGAAGAACACTATCAA GGTACCACTAAAGAAAGCCCAGTCATGTAATGCTAGAGAAGCACTTGCAAAAACCATTTACTCAAGATTGTTTGATCACGTTGTGTCAAGAATTAATGAATGCTTCCCGTTCCAATCATCGGAGAATTTTATCGGCATCTTAGATATTGCTGGATTTG aGTATTTTGAGGAAAATAGCTTTGAGCAGTTCTGCATCAACTACTGCAATGaaaaactgcaacaatttttcaatggtAGAGTTTTACGTGAGGAACAGGAGCTTTATTCAAAGGAAGGGCTTGGTGTACATGAAGTGGCTTATACTGATAATCAAGATTGCATCG ATCTTATTGAATCTCCAAAACATGGAATCCTTGATATCCTAGatgaagaaaacaaattacCCCAACAATCAGACAACCATTTCACTACAGCAGTGCATAATCAGCATAAGGGTCATTTTCGAATTTCA ATTCCTCGCAAATCCCAACTTGCCAAGCATAGAAATATCCGCGATGATGAAGGGTTCTTGATTCGTCATTTTGCTGGTGCAGTTTGCTATCAAACA GTTCAATTTGTTGAAAAGAACAACGACGCACTCCACAACTCTCTAGAACAATTGGTGTGCAGTAGTAGTCATAATCTTGTCCGACAAATCTTCGAACACAACGCTGCCAAAGCAAATAAAGGCAAACTTGCATTTATTAGTGTTGGCAACAAGTTCAAG ATGAATGCTACTAGCTCCCAAGCTCGAGTTAGttcattaaattttgtaaGTGTGGGAAGCACATTTCGG ACCCAGCTTGGTCAACTACTTGAAAAACTGACAGAAACTGGGTCTAGTTTTATACGCTGCATCAAGCCAAATCTTTCCATGCAAGACAAGCTATTTGAAGGAGGACAAATTCTCAGCCAACTGCAGTGTTCAG GGATGGTGTCAGTACTTGATCTCATGCAAGGTGGTTTTCCATCGCGAGCTCAATTCTCTGATGTGTACTCAATGTACAAAGCTTTGATGCCAGAAAGATTGAAGAGGCTGGATCCACGTTTATTTTGCAAG GCCCTCTTCAAGGCACTTGGATTGGATGAAATGGACTTCAAATTTGGAttgacaaagattttctttagGCCAGGGAAG tttgCGGAGTTTGATCAACTAATGCGATCAGATCCTGAAAATCTAAAAGTTATGATCAAGAAGGTTGAAAAATGGTTGCTTCGGGCCCGTTGGAGAAAAGTCCAATGGTGTGGTCTGACTGTTATTAAAT TGAAGAACAAGATCTTGTGGCGTCGTGCCCATTACATTTGTTTACAGAAACACTGGAGGGGTTATCTTTGCAGAAAGAAGCACAGGCCACT AATTCGGGCATTTTCGAAGGTTGCACCATTGCTACGGCAGCTACCGAGGATGCGAGAATTGGTTAGTGTGcttaaagataaaaaagaaatggcAGTCAAGGttgaaaaacatgaaaagGAGCTCAAGGAGCATCTCAAAAAAATCAAG ACACTCAAGTTTGACTTGGTTCTCATGGAGAAGTCTTATCAACATCTGCATAAGCAAGAAGAAGCCATCATCAGAGACCTGCAGACAAAGAAACTGGCTGAAGAAGAAGCAGAACGTGCAAGGAAGATCAGG GAGGCAATGGAAAGAGAACGAAAACAAAGAGAAGAAGAAGAGCGTAAGAGGAAGCAAGAAGAGGAGGAAAGAGAACGCAGGAGgaagaaagaagaagaagaaaggaaaat TAAAGCTGAGATGGAAGCAAAGAGAAAACGAGAAGATgaacaacaaagaaaacgtGAAGCAAAAGAAAGAGAAATACAG GCTCGCTTGGAGGCAGAACTGGTAGAGAAAAGGgcagaagaagaaaaaaa gaaaaCTATTGAAGAGCAGGAGAGACGTGATCGTGACCTTGCAATGAGGGTGGCACAGGACAACCAAGCGCAACTGGTTGATGAAATACCGACATCCATTGCAGTtcttcaacaacaacaaag AGCTCTTACATCTGCcagcacaaacaaaaaagctgACTTGTCCAAATGGAGGTACGCCGATTTACGTGATGCaataaacacttcaactg ATATCCAGCACATTGAAGATTGCCGAGAAGAGTTCCATCGGCGACTTAAGGTATACCACATGTGGAAATCGAAGAACAAGGCAAGAAATCAGATGCAAGAAACACGGGCACCAAAAGCTGTGGTTGATCACG cagcagcacatAGAGCAACCCCCCAACCTCCAGTTCCATCTAGACGCACTCTTCCCAACAACGAACAGCGATATTTTAGAATCCCATTTTTTCGACAGAATGATCAATCTGTCGATCCTCAAAATCGTAAGAAAGGCTGGTGGTATGCCCACTTTGATGGACAGTTCGTTGTCCGACAGATGGAGTTACATCCAGATAAAACTCCACTGCTTGTTGTTGCAG GCAAGGATGACATGCAGATCTGTGAGCTTGCACTGGATGACACCGGTTTAACTAGAAAGAAGGGCGCTGAAATCACACCCAGAGAGTTCGAACAG GTATGGGAAACAAATGGAGGAAGGGAATATCTTATGGCTGCCATCAATGCAAAGCAAGCTCGCCCAACCTACGCTACAAGCATGTTACAGACACGTTGA